From Scophthalmus maximus strain ysfricsl-2021 chromosome 14, ASM2237912v1, whole genome shotgun sequence, one genomic window encodes:
- the LOC118320635 gene encoding ASNSD1 upstream open reading frame protein-like produces the protein MSCRSRDTEDNCEGQSALKEELNRKIKEQKVVVDELSNLKKTRRVFIQQRNSNIFFLADRGQTLGSCKKQLDSMKKDLQEM, from the exons ATGTCCTGTAGAAGTCGGGATACCGAGGACAACTGTGAGGGACAGAGTGCGCTCAAGGAGGAACTGAACAGAAAG ATCAAGGAGCAGAAAGTCGTGGTGGACGAGCTCTCCAACCTGAAGAAGACCAGG AGAGTTTTCATCCAGCAGAGGAACAGTAACATCTTCTTCCTGGCGGACAGAGGTCAGACGCTGGGTTCATGCAAAA AGCAGCTGGATAGTATGAAGAAGGATCTGCAGGAGATGTGA